The genomic window TGCCGACCAACGGCGCACAGGGACTGGTCATCTTCGTCGCCATGCTGCTGGGGATGACGCTGCCCATCACTCCCCTGCAGGTGCTCTGGGTCAACCTGATCACCGCGGTGACGCTGTCGCTGGCCTTGTCCTTCGAGCCGGCGGAACCGGACATCATGAAGCGGAAACCACGTGACCCGGACGCCTCGTTTCTGGATTCCGAGGCGATCCTCAGGATCCTCTATGTCTCCCTGCTGCTGGGCGGGGCGACGACGCTGGTGTTCGAATGGGCGATCTCCGCCGGCGCCCAGCTAGACGTGGCGCGCACCTGGGCGGTCAACACCCTCGTCATGGGCCAGGTCTTCTACCTTTTTACCGCCCGCTTCTCCCGGGTCAGCGCCCTGCGCAAAGAACTGTTCACCACCAACCCGATCTCCTGGCTGTGCGTGGGGGCCATGCTGGTGTTGCAACTGGCCTTCGTGTACCTGCCCTTCGCGCAGGTGGCCTTCCAGACGACGGCCGTATCCCTGCAATCCTGGCTCCTCTCAGTCACCGTCGGGGCCGTGATCTTCGCCGCCGTGGAGGTCGACAAGGCCCTCCGCCGGGGCGCGGAGACCCGGCGCGCCACCGTGTGAGGGCCCGGGCGGCTCAGTCACTCACGTGCCCTTGACGTTAAGCACCTGACGTAGCTCATGGACGATCTCGACGAGGTCGGCGGCGTCTGCCATGACCTGGTCGATGTCTTTGTAGGCCGCGGGGATTTCATCCACCCATTGCGCGCCGGGCCGGTAGACGATGCCTTTCATGGCGTGGTCGAGGTCGGCGGCGGTGAAGTGTTTTTTGGCTTGGCGACGGGACATGACTCGGCCGGCGCCGTGGGGCGCGGAGTAGAGGGCGTCGGCGTTGCCTTTGCCGCGGGTGACATAAGAGCGGGTGCCCATGCTGCCGGGGATCAGGCCCATGACGCCGTCGCGGGCGTCGATGGCTCCTTTGCGGGTGAGCCAGAGGTCTGTGCCGCGGAGGGGGATTTTCTCGGTGTAGTTGTGGTGTGTGTTCACTCGTCGTACCTCCACGTCGTGTGGGGCGTCGCCCATGAGGCGGGCGAGTTGGCTGACGAAGCGGTCCATCATCTCCTCCCGGTTGAGCAGAGCGAACCTCTGGGCCCAGCGCAGCTCCGTGAGGTACTGGTCGAACTCCGGGGTGTCTTCGGTGAGGTAGGCGTGGTCCTGGTCGGCGAGGGTGATGTTCTGCTTCTTCATGAGCCCGCGGGCGATCTTGATGTGTTTTTGGGCGATCTTGTTTCCGACGCCTCGGCTGCCGGAGTGCAGGAAGCACCAGACGCGGTCTTGTTCGTCGAGGCAGAGTTCGATGAAGTGGTTGCCTCCGCCCAGGGAGCCGAGTTGGACGCGCCACTGTGGAGAGTGTGACAGGTCGACGCTTTCTTTTTTGGCTTGGGCTTCGAGTTCAGCGATGCGTTGCTGGGTGTGTTGGTGGTGGATTTTGCGGTTGTAGTTGCCTGGGCTGAGGGGGATGGAGCGTTCGATCTGGTCGCGGAGCTCGGTCAGGTCGATGGTGTCGAGGTCGTCGGCGGTGTAGCGGGTGTGTGCGGCGATCATCCCGCAGTTGTGGACGAAGACGCCGGCGGCGAGGGCGAAGTTGTTGTGGTCCTCGATCTGTAGGCAGTAGACGTCTTCGCGGCGGTCCAGGTGCTCAGTTTTGATCACTGTGCGGTGGTGGGCGTGCTCAGCGTCTGTGTGTGGGATCGTGGTGACGGTCGCGGCTGGTGTTGAGGTTAAAGCCCGGGTCGGCTGCGTCTCTGGCGTGCCGGTGTGCGCGCGTTGCTGTCCGTGTCGAGTCTGGCGGCGGTGGTCGAGGGACATGAGGCTGTCATCGCATGTGAGGTGCTGAGCTTCGAGGTAGGTGCCGTCAGTGAGCATGAACTCATGGTCTGGGGTGCAGATGATGTCCTCCCCGCCGGAGATAGTCACGCTCATCAGTGGCGCGTTGGCGCGGGTTTTGAGCGCAGTCGCCCGGCCGGCGACGGTCTGCAGGTTGTTGTCTCGCGAATAGACCCAGTGAATGCCGCCTTCTTCGGTCATCTGCTTGAGTGTTTTCTGGCGACCGTCCACGAGGGAGACTCTCGTCTCCCCTACGAAACATCCGATGTCGACGCCGACGGCGGCGGGAATCACGGCGCCGTCGGTCGGGATGACGGTGCCGACCGCGCTGCCTTTTCCGGCGTGGGCGTCGGGCATGAGGGCGACGTGCGGGGTGATGAATGGCAGTTCAGCGAGGGCTAGGGCCTGCTCGCGGGTGGTGTCGTCGATGATGCTGGCCCAGCTGAGGACGTTGGGGGCGAGCTGTGTCGGCATGGTGTCTCCTTGTTTAAACCCGGTTGACTCCACGGTAGCGGGTGTCGCGAGAAGATGATCTGCCGTGTTTTCCGGCCGACGCGTCGTGGTCGGCTACACCCAGCACAGACAACGCGGGCGCAGAGACCTAGGGGTTTACTGTCCCCCGTCGGTGCTCTGAGCCTGCGTGTGCGCGTGTGTAAGGCTTACGCCAGCTCCACGATCTCCATGTATTCGTCCGACCACAGATCCTCGTCGCCTTCGGGCATGATGATCACGCGCTCGGGCTCCAGGGCGCGCACCGCGCCGGGGTCGTGGGTGACCAGGACGACTGCGCCGGTGTAGGTCTTGAGCGCGTCGAGGACCTGTTCGCGGGACTGCGGGTCCAGGTTGTTAGTCGGCTCGTCGAGGAGCAGGACGTTGGCGCGCGAGGAGACGAGCGTGGCCAAGGCCAGTCGGGTCTTCTCGCCGCCGGACAGCGTCCCGGCGGGCTGTTCGAGCTTGTCGCCGGAGAACATGAACGCCCCCAGCAGACTGCGCAGATCCTGCTCGTCGGCGTCGGGGCAGGCGTCGAGGGTGTTTTGCCACACCGACTTGTCGCCGTCGATGGTGTCGTGCTCCTGGGCGAAATAACCCACCTTGAGGCCGTGCCCGGAAACGATGCCGCCTTCGCCGTCGGTGCGCTCCACACCGGCGAGCAGTTTCAGCAGGGTCGTTTTGCCGGCGCCGTTGTAGCCGAGCACGACCACCCGCGATCCCTTGTCGATCGCCAGGTCCACGCCGGCGAAGACTTCCAGCGACCCGTACATCTTGGTCAGCCCCTTGGCGAACATCGGGGTTTTGCCGCAGGCGGCCGGCTCGGGGAACTTGATGGAGGCGACCTTGTCTTCGATCCGCACCTCGTCCAGCTGGTCCAGCAGGCGGTCCGCGCGGGCGACCATCTGCTTGGAGGCGGCCGCCTTGTTGGCTTTCGCCCCGAAACGGGCGGCCTGCTTCTTCAGTGCGGAAGCCTTCTTCTCCGCGTTGGCGCGCTCCCGGCGGCGACGTGCCTCATCCCCGGCACGGGCGTCCTTGTACTTGGCGAAGCCCATGTTGTACACGTCCGCCTCGGCACGCACGGCGTCGAGGTACCAGACTTTGTTGCACACGGCGTCGAGCAGCTCGACGTCGTGGGAGATCATGACCAGCCCACCCTCATGCTTGGACAAAAACTCCCGCAGCCAGGTGATGGAATCGGCGTCGAGGTGGTTGGTCGGCTCGTCGAGAAGCAGCGTCGTCTGGGACTTGCCCGAGCCGTTGGTGGCGGCGAAGAGGATCTGCGCGAGCTCCACGCGGCGTCGCTGACCGCCGGAGAGCGTCTTGAGCTGCTGGTCCAGCACGCGCTGCTCCAAACCGAGGTTGTCGCAGATGGCGGCGGCTTCGCTGTCGGCCTCGTAGCCGCCGAGCGAGCTGTAGCGCTCCTCCAGCCGGGAGTACTTCGCGATGGCCTTGTCGCGCTTGCGGTCATCGTCGGATTCCATCAGCTCCTGCTGCTTGGCCATGGAACGGCGGATCTCGTCGAGCCCCCGGGCGGAGAGCACCCGGTCGCGGGCGGTTTGTTCGATGTTGCCCTCGCGGGAATCCTGCGGCAGGTAGCCGATCTCTCCGGAGGTGGTGACCTCGCCCCCGTAGGGCTTCGTCTCCCCCGACAGGATGCGCATGGTGGTGGTTTTGCCCGCGCCGTTGCGTCCGACCAGGCCGACGCGGTCCCCCGGCTGGACACGCAGATGTTGGCCCGGGGCCGTCAGGAGGGTTCGGGCGCCGACACGGACCTCAAGGTCATTGGTGACAATCACAACAGATCAGTCTATCAACCATGGCAAACGACGAGGCAGTCGCCGGGGCGAATCCCCCGGCGACTGCCTCGTCGCGTGTGTTTTTCGGTCGTGCCGGTCCTAGACCGCGAAACCGATGGCGCGCAGCTGCTCGCGCCCGTCCTCGGTGATCATGTGCGGACCCCACGGCGGCATCCACACCCAGTTGAGCTCGAGTGCCTCGCACTCGGTGTTGCCGAGGACGGCCTGGGTGGCTTGATCCTCGATGACGTCGGTCAGCGGGCACGCCGGCGAGGTCAGGGTCATGTTGACGACGGCGATCTTCTCGCCGTCGTCTTCCTCCACCCAGACGTCGTAGACGAGGCCGAGGTCGACGACGTTGATGCCGAGCTCGGGGTCGATGACGTCGTGCATGTACTCTTCGACTTCAGAGGCCAGAGCAATCTGCTCTTCGGTCATCTCAGGGCGGGTGCGTGCGCCGTCGAAGTTGGACGAACTAGTGGCTGGATCGGTCATTTTTCCTCCAATTCATTGAGCGTCTCTGCGGTGGCCGCCTGAAACGCCTTCCATCCCAACAGCGCGCATTTCACACGTGCCGGGAACTTTGCGACGCCCACGAAAGCGACGCCGTCTCCGATGAGCTCGTCGTTTCCTTCCACTGCGCCGCGGGACATAATCATTTCCTCGAAACTCGCGAGCTTCTCCATCGCCTTCTCCACGCTCTGGCCGATGATCTCATCGGTCATGACGGAGGTGGAGGCCTGCGAAATGGAGCACCCCTCGGCGTCGTAGGAGACGTCCTCCACGATCTTTCCGTCACTGCTCAGACGCACCCGGAGGGTGATCTCGTCGCCGCAGGACGGGTTGACGTGGTGGACCTCCGCGCCGTACGGGTCACGCAACCCGGTGTGCTTCGGATGCTTGTAATGGTCCAGGATGACTTCCTGGTACATCGCTTCCATACTCACTGCTTCTATTTCACCCCAAAGAACTCGCGGGCCCGCTCAATCGAGTCGACCAACACGTCGATCTCTTCGCGGGTGTTGTACAGGTAGAAGCTAGCACGCGCCGTCGACTGCGCGTTCAGCGCACGGTGCGCCGGCCACGCGCAATGGTGGCCGACCCGGATGGCTACCCCACTGTCGTCGAGCAGCTGGCCGAGGTCATGCGGGTGAAGCCCGTCGACCACGAAGGACATCGCCCCTCCCCGGTTCTCCGCCGCCAGCGGACCGACGATGCGCAGACCGTCGATTCCGCGCATGCGCTCCAGCGCGTAGGCCGTCAGATCCTGTTCGTGGGCGTGGATGTTCTCCATGCCCACCTCGTTCAGGAAATCGACTGCGGCGCCGAGCCCCACGACCTGGCTGGTCATCTGGGTGCCCGCCTCAAAGCGCTGCGGGGCCTCCGCAAAGGTGGTCCCGTCCATCGCCACAACCTCGATCATGGAGCCGCCGGTCAAAAAAGGCGGCAACTGGTTGAGCAGGGCGGCCTTGCCGTAGACCGCGCCGACCCCGGAGGGGCCGAGCATCTTGTGACCGGAGAAAGCCGCGAAGTCGACGTCGAGCGCATGGAAGTCGACCGGCATGTGCGGCACCGACTGGCAGGCGTCGAGCACCGTCACTGCGTCGACGGCCCGGGCGCGACGCACCAACTCGTCGACGTCGACGATGGCGCCGGTGACGTTGGACTGGTGGGTGAAAGCCACTACCTTGACGGTCTCGTCGAGCTCGAGGGAATCGAGGTCGACGCGCCCGTCGTCAGTGGCGGCATACCACTTCAGCGTGGCGCCGGTACGTCGGCACAGCTCCTGCCAAGGCACCAGGTTCGCGTGGTGTTCCAGCTCCGTGACGACGACGGTGTCGCCCTCCCGGACCTGAAGGTCACCGGACCGGTCGTCACCGAGGGTGAAGGCGACCAGGTTGAGCGCCTCCGTGGCGTTCTTGGTGAAGGCGATCTCGTGACCGCGGGCGCCGACGAAAGCCGCGATCTTCTCACGGGCGCTTTCGTAGGCGTCGGTGGCTTCCTCCGCGAGCTGGTAGGCGCCGCGGTGGACCGGTGCGTTCGTGTGGAGGACAAAGCGCTCTTCCGCACGCCAAACCCGTTCAGGACGCTGCGACGTGGCCCCGGAGTCCAAGTAGACGAGGGGCTTATCATCACGCACAGTACGTTCGAGAATCGGGAATTCGGCGCGGATGGCGTCGGTGTTCAGCGTTCCGTCTGGGTTCGTGTAAGCCATATTTATGCGATGAACTGCTCGTAGCCGTCGGCTTCCAGCTTGTCGGCCATCTCGGCGCCGCCGGTGGCGACGATCTTGCCGTCGGCGAAGACATGGACGTAGTCGGGCTGGACGTGGTTGAGGATGCGCTTGTAGTGCGTGATCATCAGGACGCCGCCGTTGGTCTCCTCCTGGTAGGTGTTGATGCCCTCGGAGACGACCTGCAGGGCGTCGACGTCCAGGCCGGAGTCGGTCTCGTCCATGACGGCGAACTTCGGCTTCAGGATGCCCAGCTGCAGGACCTCGTGACGCTTCTTCTCGCCGCCGGAGAAGCCCTCGTTCACCGAGCGCTCACCGAAGGACTTGTCGATCTTCAGGGCGTCGCGGGCGCCGTTGACTTCCTTGACCCAGTTACGCAGGGAGGGAGCCTCGCCGCGGACGTGGGTGGCCGCGGAGCGCAGGAAGTTCGACGACGACACGCCCGGCACCTCGGTCGGGTACTGCATCGCCAGGAACAGGCCGGCGCGGGCACGCTCGTCGACCTCGAGCTCGAGGACGTTGACGCCGTCGAGCAGAACTTCGCCGGCGGTGACCTCGTACTTCGGGTGACCGGCCAGGGTGTAGGACAGGGTGGACTTGCCGGAGCCGTTCGGCCCCATGATGGCGTGAGTCTCACCGGACTTGATGGTCAGGTTGACGCCCTTGAGAATCTCGATCGGCTCGGCGCCCTCCTCGTTCGGCAGGACCTGCGCGTGGAGGTTCTTGATTTCCAGAGTGGACATATCTTTTACAGGCTCTTTTCGTTTCAGGTGACGATCTGGGGTTAGGCGAGGACGCCGAGTTCTTCGATGACCCGGCTCTCTAGGTCTTCGCGGATGGACTCGACGGAGACGTTGTTGATGATCTCGCTGAAGAATCCGCGGATGATCATGCGGCGGGCGTCTTCCTTCGGGATACCGCGGGACATCAGGTAGAACATCTGCTCGTCGTCGAAACGTCCGACGGTGGCGGCGTGGCCGGCGCCGGCGATTTCGCCGGTCTCGATCTCGAGGTTCGGGATGGCGTCGGCGCGGGCACCGTCGCTGAGCACCAGGTTGCGGTTGGTCTCGTAGGTGTCGGTGTTGTCCGCGTTGGCGCGGATCAGCACGTCGCCGACCCAGCAGGTGCGGGCCTCCGGCTTGCCGGAGGTCGGATCCGCCTGCAGCGCACCCTTGTACAGGACACGGGAGCGGCAGTTCGGCTCGGAGTGGTCCACCGTCAGGCGGTTTTCGATGTACTGGCCGTCATCTGCGAAGTACATGCCGTACATTTCGGCGTTGCCGCCCTGGGCCGTGTACTTCACGCGCGGAACGATGCGGACGATCTGGCCGCCGAAGGTGGCCACGGTGTGGCGCACATGGGCGTCGCGGCCGACCTGAACGATCTGGTTGGACAGGTGAATCGCGTCAGTGTCCCAGTTCGCGTCGACGATGACGTTGACGTTGGCGTTGTCACCGACGATGAATTCGACGTTGTCGGCGTGGGTGCCGGAACCACGGTAGGTCAGCACGACGGTGGCTTCCGCGTTCGCTCCGACGTGGACGCTGGTCGCGCCGAAAGAGGTCACGTCCTCGCCCTTGCCGGTGATCGTGATGCGGATTGGCTCAGTGACCTGCTCGTTGGCCGAGACCGTCACGAGCTGGGCGGACTCCATCGACGTCCAGGCCTGTGCGGCGACCCGGTCGACGGGGGCGCCGGCGGTGCCGAGTCGCTCGTCGTCCTTGGACACCGTTTCGACGGTGACGTTCTCGGCGGCCTCGACCTTAACGTCCTGCTCGGTGGCCGGAGCGAACTTGCCGTTGTGCAGTCCGCGGATGCGGCGCAGCGCGATGAAGCGCCAGACCTCGTCACGTCCTCCCGGAACTGCGAAGTCGTCGACGTTGAACGAGGTGAACGCGTCTCCCTTGTTGTTTTCTCCGGACGCGTTCTTGACTGTTGCGGTAGCCATTGTGGTCTAGCCCACCGATCCTTCCATCTGCAGTTCGATCAAACGGTTGAGCTCGAGGGCGTATTCCATCGGCAGCTCCTTGGCGACGGGCTCGACGAAGCCGCGCACGATCATCGCCATCGCCTCTTCCTCCGGGATACCGCGGCTCTGCAGGTAGAAGAGCTGCTCCTCGGAGACCTGCGACACCGTGGCCTCATGACCCAGCACGACATGGTCGTTGCGAATGTCGTTGTACGGGTAGGTGTCCGAACGCGAGATGTTGTCGACCAGCAGCGCGTCACACTCGACCTGGGAGGTGGAGTTGTGGGCGTTGGCGTTGACCTGGATCAAGCCTCGGTAGGACGTGCGGCCGCCCGCGCGGGCCACGGACTTGGACACGACGTTCGAGGACGTGTGCGGCGCCATGTGGGTCATCTTGGCGCCGGTGTCCTGGAACTGGCCCTCGCCGGCGAAAGCGACGGAGAGGACCTCGCCCTTGGCGTGCTCGCCGGTCAGCCAGACCGCCGGGTACTTCATAGTGACCTTGGAGCCGATGTTGCCGTCGACCCACTCCATGGTGGCGCCCTGCTCGGCCTTGGCACGCTTGGTGACCAGGTTGTAGACGTTGTTCGACCAGTTCTGGATGGTCGTGTAACGCACGCGGGCGTCCTTCTTGACGATGATCTCGACCACGGCGGAGTGCAGCGAATCCGACTTGTAGATCGGCGCCGTGCAACCCTCGACGTAGTGGACGTAGGAACCCTCGTCCGCGATGATCAGGGTGCGCTCGAACTGGCCCATGTTCTCGGTGTTGATGCGGAAGTAGGCCTGCAGCGGGATGTCCACGTGGACTCCCGGCGGGACGTAGATGAAGGAACCACCGGACCAGACCGCGGTGTTCAGCGCGGAGAACTTGTTGTCGCCGGCCGGGATGACCGTGCCGAAGTACTCCTTGAACAGCTCCGGGTACTCCTGCAGGGCGGTGTCGGTGTCGACGAAGATGACGCCCTTTTCCTCCAGGTCCTCGCGGATCTGGTGGTAGACGACCTCAGACTCGTACTGGGCGGCGACGCCGGCGACCAGGCGCTGCTTCTCCGCCTCCGGGATACCCAGCTTGTCGTAGGTGTCCTTGATGTCCTGGGGCAGGTCGTTCCAGTCGGTGACCTGGCCCTCGGTGGAGCGGACGAAGTACTTGATCCGGTCGAAGTCGATGCCCGACAGGTCGGCGCCCCACTTCGGCATCGGCTGCTTGTCGAAGATCTTCAGCGCCTTCAGACGCTGCTCCAGCATCCACTCGGACTCATTCTTGAGGCCGGAAATGTCGCGGACGACTTCTTCGCTGAGGCCGCGGCGCGCGGAAGCGCCTGCCTCGTCAGAGTCGTGCCAGCCATAGTTGTACGGGCCAATGGAATCGATGATCTGGTCATCGGTCATGTCGGTCTCGAGACCGGGTGACGGTTTTGCTTGGGTCATGATCCGCTCCTCTCGCTGTTGATGTGCTCGGTCGGGGTCAAAGGAATGTTCGTCGTACAGATACCGTGCCCGTCCGTGATGGACGCGAGCGGTTGGACGTGCACGCCGACCAATGAGGAAATTACCTCATGTTCGGCCTCACAAATTTCCGGGTGCTCGGAGGCCACATTAGCCACCGGGCAATGGTGCTGACAGATCTGGATCCCCGCCCCGGCTTTCGTCACCGAGGCGGCGTACCCGTGGCGGTCAAACGCCTCCGTCAGCTGTTCCGTCGTGTCTTCGATGGACTGCCCGGATCCGTCGGACGGCATGATTCCGTCGACGATCTCCTCAATCCTTTTTCGCGCGAACCTGTGCACCGCTTCCGTCCCCCCGACCTCACGCAGAGTGTCCAGGGCTTCGGAAGCCAGGGTGTCGTAGGCGTGCCCGAATTCGGCACGTCCTGCGTTTGTGAGTCGATAGTGCTTCGCGGGGCGGCCTCGGCCGGCGCTTTTTCCTGCGCGCCAGTCGACCGTCTCCGCGAGCCCTTCCTCGACCAGGATGTCTAGGTGTCGTCTGACACCGGCGGCCGAAAGGCCGAGACGATCACCGAGACCCGTCGCAGTGTCAGGGCCGTGCTTAAGCAGCAGGGTCATGACCTGGCTTCGGGTTTCGCCTTCCACGGATCGCGCTTCAGGAACTTTGGCTTTGTCATTGTTCGCCACTGCATTCACCACCTTGCACTTGCTTGTTTGCCGGATCTTCGGCGTTCATCTTAAGACAACACTAGTGTTCCTTAATTCATTCCCGTTGTCCACCAGCGCGGTTTTCCCCGTACGGCGGACCCGGCCCCTAGGATGAGGATCTGTGCATTCCAAGTCGAGGCGATCCCCCGCCGGTTCAGTCGCCGCAGGGCTTCACGATGAAGCGTTGGTGACCCGTCCCGCAGCCAGCGGCACCCGGACGCTCAACCGCTTCCTCGTCTTACGGTGGGTCGGAGCGGTCGGCGCGCTTCTGATCGGGGTCGGCGCACTGGGCGCCGGCGCCCTCCCGGTCGTCGGAAACCCCTACGTCCACTTCCCCGCCGGCTCCCTGCTGTCGAGGATGCTCCAGACTTCGTCCGCCGTCGTTTTCATCGGCGTGGCGTTGATGGTGGTCGCATGGGTGCTGATGGCCCCCTTCGTCGGAGTGGGCACGAAAGCCCGGGAATCGGTGTCGATGTCCCTGCTCAAGCGAACGTTCGCCGCCTGGACGGCCCCGATCCTGATCACCGCACCCATCTTTACCCAGGACATCTACTCGTATCTGGCGCAAGGCTCGATCGTCGCCCAAGGCATGGACCCGTACGCGGCCGGCCCCGTGCAGCTGTTGGGCGCGGAGCACCACCTGGCCAGGTCCGTCCCGTTCATCTGGGCGGAATCCCCCTCCCCCTATGGACCCGTGGCCCTGGGCATCGCCGCGGCCATCAGCAGACTGACCGACGACGCCATCGTGTGGGGGGTGCTGGCCCACCGGCTGACCGCACTCATCGGCCTCATCGCCGCGGGTTGGGCGGTGGCCAGGCTTGCGAGACGCTGTCACGTGAACCCTCCCGCCGCCGT from Corynebacterium maris DSM 45190 includes these protein-coding regions:
- a CDS encoding RtcB family protein is translated as MPTQLAPNVLSWASIIDDTTREQALALAELPFITPHVALMPDAHAGKGSAVGTVIPTDGAVIPAAVGVDIGCFVGETRVSLVDGRQKTLKQMTEEGGIHWVYSRDNNLQTVAGRATALKTRANAPLMSVTISGGEDIICTPDHEFMLTDGTYLEAQHLTCDDSLMSLDHRRQTRHGQQRAHTGTPETQPTRALTSTPAATVTTIPHTDAEHAHHRTVIKTEHLDRREDVYCLQIEDHNNFALAAGVFVHNCGMIAAHTRYTADDLDTIDLTELRDQIERSIPLSPGNYNRKIHHQHTQQRIAELEAQAKKESVDLSHSPQWRVQLGSLGGGNHFIELCLDEQDRVWCFLHSGSRGVGNKIAQKHIKIARGLMKKQNITLADQDHAYLTEDTPEFDQYLTELRWAQRFALLNREEMMDRFVSQLARLMGDAPHDVEVRRVNTHHNYTEKIPLRGTDLWLTRKGAIDARDGVMGLIPGSMGTRSYVTRGKGNADALYSAPHGAGRVMSRRQAKKHFTAADLDHAMKGIVYRPGAQWVDEIPAAYKDIDQVMADAADLVEIVHELRQVLNVKGT
- a CDS encoding ABC-F family ATP-binding cassette domain-containing protein, producing MIVTNDLEVRVGARTLLTAPGQHLRVQPGDRVGLVGRNGAGKTTTMRILSGETKPYGGEVTTSGEIGYLPQDSREGNIEQTARDRVLSARGLDEIRRSMAKQQELMESDDDRKRDKAIAKYSRLEERYSSLGGYEADSEAAAICDNLGLEQRVLDQQLKTLSGGQRRRVELAQILFAATNGSGKSQTTLLLDEPTNHLDADSITWLREFLSKHEGGLVMISHDVELLDAVCNKVWYLDAVRAEADVYNMGFAKYKDARAGDEARRRRERANAEKKASALKKQAARFGAKANKAAASKQMVARADRLLDQLDEVRIEDKVASIKFPEPAACGKTPMFAKGLTKMYGSLEVFAGVDLAIDKGSRVVVLGYNGAGKTTLLKLLAGVERTDGEGGIVSGHGLKVGYFAQEHDTIDGDKSVWQNTLDACPDADEQDLRSLLGAFMFSGDKLEQPAGTLSGGEKTRLALATLVSSRANVLLLDEPTNNLDPQSREQVLDALKTYTGAVVLVTHDPGAVRALEPERVIIMPEGDEDLWSDEYMEIVELA
- a CDS encoding metal-sulfur cluster assembly factor — encoded protein: MTDPATSSSNFDGARTRPEMTEEQIALASEVEEYMHDVIDPELGINVVDLGLVYDVWVEEDDGEKIAVVNMTLTSPACPLTDVIEDQATQAVLGNTECEALELNWVWMPPWGPHMITEDGREQLRAIGFAV
- the sufU gene encoding Fe-S cluster assembly sulfur transfer protein SufU, translated to MSMEAMYQEVILDHYKHPKHTGLRDPYGAEVHHVNPSCGDEITLRVRLSSDGKIVEDVSYDAEGCSISQASTSVMTDEIIGQSVEKAMEKLASFEEMIMSRGAVEGNDELIGDGVAFVGVAKFPARVKCALLGWKAFQAATAETLNELEEK
- a CDS encoding cysteine desulfurase, which gives rise to MAYTNPDGTLNTDAIRAEFPILERTVRDDKPLVYLDSGATSQRPERVWRAEERFVLHTNAPVHRGAYQLAEEATDAYESAREKIAAFVGARGHEIAFTKNATEALNLVAFTLGDDRSGDLQVREGDTVVVTELEHHANLVPWQELCRRTGATLKWYAATDDGRVDLDSLELDETVKVVAFTHQSNVTGAIVDVDELVRRARAVDAVTVLDACQSVPHMPVDFHALDVDFAAFSGHKMLGPSGVGAVYGKAALLNQLPPFLTGGSMIEVVAMDGTTFAEAPQRFEAGTQMTSQVVGLGAAVDFLNEVGMENIHAHEQDLTAYALERMRGIDGLRIVGPLAAENRGGAMSFVVDGLHPHDLGQLLDDSGVAIRVGHHCAWPAHRALNAQSTARASFYLYNTREEIDVLVDSIERAREFFGVK
- the sufC gene encoding Fe-S cluster assembly ATPase SufC; translated protein: MSTLEIKNLHAQVLPNEEGAEPIEILKGVNLTIKSGETHAIMGPNGSGKSTLSYTLAGHPKYEVTAGEVLLDGVNVLELEVDERARAGLFLAMQYPTEVPGVSSSNFLRSAATHVRGEAPSLRNWVKEVNGARDALKIDKSFGERSVNEGFSGGEKKRHEVLQLGILKPKFAVMDETDSGLDVDALQVVSEGINTYQEETNGGVLMITHYKRILNHVQPDYVHVFADGKIVATGGAEMADKLEADGYEQFIA
- the sufD gene encoding Fe-S cluster assembly protein SufD; this translates as MATATVKNASGENNKGDAFTSFNVDDFAVPGGRDEVWRFIALRRIRGLHNGKFAPATEQDVKVEAAENVTVETVSKDDERLGTAGAPVDRVAAQAWTSMESAQLVTVSANEQVTEPIRITITGKGEDVTSFGATSVHVGANAEATVVLTYRGSGTHADNVEFIVGDNANVNVIVDANWDTDAIHLSNQIVQVGRDAHVRHTVATFGGQIVRIVPRVKYTAQGGNAEMYGMYFADDGQYIENRLTVDHSEPNCRSRVLYKGALQADPTSGKPEARTCWVGDVLIRANADNTDTYETNRNLVLSDGARADAIPNLEIETGEIAGAGHAATVGRFDDEQMFYLMSRGIPKEDARRMIIRGFFSEIINNVSVESIREDLESRVIEELGVLA
- the sufB gene encoding Fe-S cluster assembly protein SufB, translating into MTQAKPSPGLETDMTDDQIIDSIGPYNYGWHDSDEAGASARRGLSEEVVRDISGLKNESEWMLEQRLKALKIFDKQPMPKWGADLSGIDFDRIKYFVRSTEGQVTDWNDLPQDIKDTYDKLGIPEAEKQRLVAGVAAQYESEVVYHQIREDLEEKGVIFVDTDTALQEYPELFKEYFGTVIPAGDNKFSALNTAVWSGGSFIYVPPGVHVDIPLQAYFRINTENMGQFERTLIIADEGSYVHYVEGCTAPIYKSDSLHSAVVEIIVKKDARVRYTTIQNWSNNVYNLVTKRAKAEQGATMEWVDGNIGSKVTMKYPAVWLTGEHAKGEVLSVAFAGEGQFQDTGAKMTHMAPHTSSNVVSKSVARAGGRTSYRGLIQVNANAHNSTSQVECDALLVDNISRSDTYPYNDIRNDHVVLGHEATVSQVSEEQLFYLQSRGIPEEEAMAMIVRGFVEPVAKELPMEYALELNRLIELQMEGSVG
- a CDS encoding helix-turn-helix transcriptional regulator, coding for MTLLLKHGPDTATGLGDRLGLSAAGVRRHLDILVEEGLAETVDWRAGKSAGRGRPAKHYRLTNAGRAEFGHAYDTLASEALDTLREVGGTEAVHRFARKRIEEIVDGIMPSDGSGQSIEDTTEQLTEAFDRHGYAASVTKAGAGIQICQHHCPVANVASEHPEICEAEHEVISSLVGVHVQPLASITDGHGICTTNIPLTPTEHINSERSGS